A DNA window from Aspergillus nidulans FGSC A4 chromosome V contains the following coding sequences:
- a CDS encoding uncharacterized protein (transcript_id=CADANIAT00003052) — MVPIPRACRLVGLYGRRSYSTAPSPSTRLNLPIDYKSTPLLHHTPSSLANSLNLPPSSTSKSMNLYTAINAALRTALSKSDKVMLFGEDVAFGGVFRCSMDLQTEFGSERVFNTPLTEQGIIGFAIGAAAEGMKPVAEIQFADYVFPAFDQIVNEAAKFRYREGATGGNAGGLVIRMPCGAVGHGALYHSQSPEALFAHIPGLQVVIPRSPSQAKGLLLASIFESKNPVVFMEPKVLYRAAVEHVPSEYYTIPLNKAEVIKPGNDVTIISYGQPLYLCSAAIAAAEKNLGASVELIDLRTIYPWDRQTVLDSVNKTGRAIVVHESMVNFGVGAEVAATIQTGAFLRLEAPVQRVAGWSTHTGLTYEKLILPDVTRIYDAIKRTLEY, encoded by the exons ATGGTACCCATTCCACGAGCTTGTCGTCTTGTCGGCCTCTATGGCCGTCGAAGCTACTCGACGGCCCCGAGCCCGTCAACCCGCCTGAACCTCCCAATAGACTACAAATCGAcgcctctccttcaccaCACCCCATCCTCCCTCGCGAACTCCCTGAACCTCCCACCCTCCAGTACGTCCAAGTCAATGAACCTCTATACAGCAATCAACGCCGCACTCCGCACCGCCCTTTCCAAATCGGACAAGGTCATGCTCTTCGGCGAGGATGTCGCTTTCGGCGGCGTGTTCCGGTGCTCGATGGATCTGCAGACGGAATTTGGATCAGAGAGAGTCTTCAACACACCACTGACAGAACAAGGGATTATTGGTTTTGCGATCGGGGCCGCGGCAGAGGGGATGAAACCCGTTGCGGAGATCCAGTTCGCAGACTACGTCTTTCCTGCGTTCGATCAGATTGTCAATGAGGCGGCGAAGTTTCGGTATCGGGAAGGAGCGACGGGGGGGAATGCTGGTGGGCTAGTAATTAGAATGCCTTGTGGTGCTGTAGGACACGGAGCTTT GTACCACTCGCAATCGCCCGAGGCGCTCTTTGCTCACATTCCCGGTCTCCAAGTTGTTATCCCCCGTTCACCGTCACAAGCCAAGGGTCTTCTCCTTGCGTCAATCTTCGAAAGCAAAAACCCAGTTGTGTTTATGGAGCCGAAGGTGCTCTATCGGGCGGCAGTGGAACACGTCCCTAGTGAATACTACACGATCCCTCTTAACAAGGCGGAGGTGATCAAACCCGGCAATGATGTTACTATCATTTCGTATGGACAACCATTATATCTCTGCTCGGCAGCCATAGCGGCCGCCGAGAAGAATCTAGGCGCAAGCGTCGAGCTTATTGACTTACGGACCATTTACCCTTGGGACCGACAGACTGTGCTGGACAGCGTCAACAAGACGGGACGGGCTATTGTCGTGCATGAGAGTATGGTGAACTTTGGTGTCGGTGCCGAAGTCGCTGCTACTATCCAAACTGGCGCGTTCTTGAGACTGGAAGCTCCAGTTCAACGAGTGGCAGGATGGAGCACGCATACCGGGTTGACATACGAGAAGCTGATTCTTCCTGATGTTACAA GGATCTATGACGCGATTAAGCGAACACTTGAGTATTGA
- a CDS encoding uncharacterized protein (transcript_id=CADANIAT00003053) codes for MERQRAAEKALHDQTNILPRGQLFVVFTGLAISLLITFVDQNGISVTLPTIAEDLDARNTISWAGTSSLIANTMFTVLYGRLSDIFGRKVIYLSTLVLLCISDILCGVSVNPEMFYVFRGLAGVAGGGVTSLTMIIVSDIVTLQQRGKYQGILGAAMGLGNIIGPFVGAAFIMRSTWRGFFWLIAPLAAVSALVGYFLIPNSHKNDSFSNNVKRIDFLGILTSSVAVILILIPISGGGSYFNWESAMTFLLGAVHQAYLYYLPLYYQNAREWSPIVSAALTCPLMVCHSLTSITTGQYISRRKRYGELIWLGFGLWTLGGGLMIRFDRSTSPAVIAVTVGIAGIGIGSTFQPTMIACQAHCTKSQRAVVISDRNFFRCLGGACGLAVSAAVLQAVLRSHLPEAYKSLAHSTYSLPSRETISDAEWSTIIDAYAAASRAVFILQVPLIGACFLLCVFVRDRGLERPKDPNEEEPNEQRQPAGSQTPNEHQKPEAVTKARK; via the exons ATGGAGCGGCAGCGCGCAGCCGAAAAGGCACTTCATGACCAGACCAATATCCTGCCCCGTGGGCAGCTCTTCGTTGTCTTCACGGGGCTGGCCATCTCATTACTTATCACGTTTGTGGATCAGAATGGCATCAGCGTCACTCTGCCTACCATCGCGGAAGACCTTGATGCTCGGAATACTATATCTTGGGCCGGCACTTCATCATTGATTGCCAATACCATGTTCACGGTGCTGTACGGCCGCCTCTCCGATATCTTTGGCCGCAAGGTCATATATCTGTCGACGCTCGTGCTACTCTGCATATCCGATATTCTTTGCGGAGTTTCGGTAAACCCCGAGATGTTCTATGTCTTTCGTGGCCTGGCTGGAGTGGCTGGTGGAGGAGTGACTTCTTTGACTATGATTATCGTCTCTGATATCGTGACCTTGCAACAACGTGGAAAATACCAGGGCATCCTTGGTGCAGCAATGGGCCTGGGAAATATCATCGGGCCGTTTGTCGGTGCTGCCTTTATAATGAGATCAACCTGGAGGGGCTTTTTCTGGCTCATTGCTCCATTAGCAGCAGTATCCGCCCTGGTTGGTTACTTTCTGATTCCCAACAGCCATAAAAATGACAGCTTCTCCAATAATGTCAAGCGCATTGATTTTCTCGGGATCCTCACGTCGTCTGTCGCGGTTATACTGATCCTCATCCCGATCTCTGGCGGAGGTTCTTATTTTAACTGGGAATCAGCGATG ACCTTCCTTCTGGGAGCTGTCCACCAAGCGTACCTCTATTACCTGCCTCTGTATTATCAAAACGCTCGCGAGTGGAGTCCGATTGTCTCTGCGGCTCTGACATGCCCCTTGATGGTGTGCCATTCGCTCACCTCCATCACCACCGGTCAGTACATTTCGCGTCGCAAGCGATACGGCGAGCTGATTTGGCTTGGGTTCGGGCTATGGACACT CGGTGGTGGCCTCATGATTAGGTTCGACAGATCAACCAGCCCGGCTGTCATTGCCGTAACTGTTGGCATTGCTGGAATCGGGATTGGAAGCACATTCCAGCCTACTATGATAGCATGCCAGGCGCACTGTACAAAATCACAGCGTGCGGTAGTCATATCTGACCGAAACTTCTTCCGCTGTCTTGGCGGGGCCTGCGGACTCGCTGTCTCTGCTGCTGTCCTCCAAGCTGTGCTTCGATCGCACCTTCCGGAGGCATACAAAAGCCTTGCGCATTCAACATACTCACTTCCATCCAGAGAGACTATCTCCGACGCAGAATGGAGTACCATTATCGATGCCTACGCGGCCGCGTCCCGGGCGGTATTCATACTGCAAGTTCCATTAATAGGTGCCTGTTTTCTGTTGTGCGTTTTCGTTCGTGATCGGGGGTTGGAACGTCCCAAGGACCCAAATGAGGAAGAACCAAACGAGCAACGTCAGCCGGCGGGCAGTCAAACACCTAATGAGCACCAGAAACCTGAGGCAGTGACAAAAGCCAGAAAATGA
- a CDS encoding uncharacterized protein (transcript_id=CADANIAT00003054) — MSQAAVPSTQPIRGVRSGPGPFVFSLESVILCTSTKEREVPRPCSPSYRRGGDISLAPVRTDTSKSLVSWLFSLHHPAKQQTLLEVRFAAVSDDLEKPGLLSVYRRPSGTLVESLALHDLGLAFVRSKIADAESSNLAAASFCLNWYDLYDANVVPNSDMFLRHIWRLSYVLDLFLTHICFSLLMGNTSNSAHGADVNYRDAEGKTAIHHAVQAERSGMAEL; from the exons ATGTCT CAAGCTGCCGTGCCATCAACCCAACCTATACGTGGTGTCAGATCCGGCCCAGGTCCATTTGTTTTCTCGCTAGAATCAGTCATTCTCTGCACGTCAACAAAGGAACGGGAAGTACCCAGGCCCTGCTCACCAAGCTACAGGCGCGGGGGCGATATCAGCCTCGCCCCAGTACGAACGGACACTAGCAAAAGCCTGGTTTCCTGgctcttctccctccaccaTCCGGCAAAGCAACAGACCCTGCTTGAGGTCAGGTTTGCAGCAGTTTCAGATGACCTAGAAAAGCCTGGGCTTCTCTCTGTCTATCGGCGCCCTAGCGGAACACTCGTCGAGAGCCTTGCCCTTCATGACCTAGGCCTTGCGTTCGTCCGGTCCAAGATAGCCGATGCAGAGAGTTCCAACTTGGCGGCAGCATCATTTTGTCTCAATTGGTACGATCTATACGACGCGAACGTCGTCCCCAATAGTGACATGTTCCTGCGCCACATCTGGCGATTGAGCTACGTCCTCGATCTATTCTTGACCCATATATGCTTCAGCCTCCTGATGGGGAACACTTCAAACTCTGCGCACGGGGCCGATGTAAACTACCGGGATGCCGAGGGTAAGACAGCCATTCACCACGCCGTGCAAGCAGAGCGCAGCGGAATGGCTGAGCTCTAA
- a CDS encoding SDR family NAD(P)-dependent oxidoreductase (transcript_id=CADANIAT00003055): MQHLTQGNQDNNGSLIKPSQPSYWHRFYHWRCLWYYIFLPSSVEATLTYPGIGRSIAHTYAQNGISALALADISLPALEATQAELLQSHPHLADRIAIYTVNVTKEEEISAAVQCAAHRFGRIDISIHGAGITGTGAHTHELDLKEWQRVIDVNQTGVMLCDKWMVKQMLSQELITGYRGRGIIVNISSIYGVVAPDGRLGAAAYAASKHAVIGLTKLDAKNYAKDGVRINAVCPGFVDTPLTHRNLEEGVLSPEIENTVLKRPARPEEIADAVLFLTSRMGSYMCAAALVVDGGYTA; the protein is encoded by the exons ATGCAGCACTTGAC TCAAGGTAATCAAGATAACAATGGCAGCCTCATCAAACCCTCCCAGCCAAGTTACTGGCACCGCTTTTATCACTGGCGGTGCCTCTGGTATTACATTTTCCTCCCCTCGTCAGTCGAGGCCACGTTGACATATCCAGGAATCGGCAGGTCAATCGCCCACACCTACGCCCAGAACGGGATATCCGCCCTTGCTCTAGCAGATATCAGTCTCCCCGCTCTAGAAGCAACCCAGGCAgagcttctccagagccaCCCACACCTTGCTGACCGGATTGCGATCTATACAGTCAATGTgacgaaggaagaagagatctcAGCAGCAGTACAGTGCGCGGCTCACAGGTTCGGCCGCATCGATATCTCCATCCATGGCGCGGGGATTACTGGTACTGGCGCGCACACGCACGAGCTGGACCTGAAGGAATGGCAGAGAGTCATCGATGTCAACCAGACAGGTGTTATGCTTTGTGATAAATGGATGGTCAAGCAAATGCTCAGCCAGGAGTTGATTACAGGGTATCGCGGCCGCGGGATTATTGTGAATATCTCGTCCATTTATGGGGTTGTCGCGCCAGACGGGAGACTAGGGGCTGCGGCATACGCGGCGTCGAAGCACG CTGTTATTGGATTAACGAAGCTC GACGCAAAAAACTACGCCAAAGACGGTGTCCGCATCAACGCCGTCTGTCCGGG CTTCGTCGACACGCCCCTTACCCACCGCAACCTCGAAGAAGGCGTGCTTTCACCCGAGATTGAAAACACGGTGCTGAAGCGCCCGGCGAGGCcagaggagattgcagacGCGGTGCTGTTCCTGACCTCGCGGATGGGCAGTTATATGTGTGCGGCAGCTTTAGTCGTTGACGGGGGTTATACTGCTTGA
- a CDS encoding ankyrin repeat protein (transcript_id=CADANIAT00003056), whose amino-acid sequence MMALTSQPWLSINPSSSITALSIPIYNRFMTTLSSLPSLPAKHSQFLQYVASHPNTPMPELVRPYNDYDAQLRKIFAQEPTHPAVADNIVNIVPLFDANGSADVRIRARDLASESETTRSKYLMPLKDEHRKPTGVPAVVSHIKNFQTNFNIFSESSLTDLDWNNVVAAGSAVATSLLPVPDKYSDSKRGMRQFYHEEFAPASDVDLFLYGLTEDQAIEKIKQIERCIRDSILTEVSTIRTKNAITIVSQHPTRHVQIVLRRYKSIAEILTGFDVDCSCAAYDGSQVYLAPRAVGAFITQVNQIDLTRRSPSYENRLSKYSHRGFEIFWPDLDRSRIDPSIFERSFTRTVGLARLLVLEKLPKSSDREEYLAQRRKERGRPPPNTFYRPNRLAGNIKNDWQDEIAEWVDEDEVSDYHTFTIPYGPKYHARKIEKLLYTKDLLLNAEWNKPKDREVNLHRHPAFFGRAEDVMHDCCGFCPKPTTSEEEEVAAEESKIYISGDVSFLSDNPGRQEIGSFNPITDTDWTEMAYVGNTAGLCQAIVDNDLEEVQRWLAQGEIDVNRRDHTGRTPLHLACMTSTPEIVQHLVDRGARLIARLADGRTALHLAAARGSVEIVRILLTKSEQNEEEESRKENAQKAARKVKKDDASENSDEEMFDVSSDEEDSYAHSNTTGSFVKVKKEQDDEQAVAPDDADELDPDIYDINVLAWDNKASPLHLAILNGHVAVVDELVTSFGADVLLPVKLVHSYSNSPRAAILTLVLAMRLPLDAAKAMTEKLLQVGASPAQADINQKTALHYLAHYGRHELLDIYKQYDQPAVDRAINHLSTTGSYYSFSAVSPLTHAITAKDRTKVMKLLEMGAHPAISLEDYLKAAKSLEYSLGNHPSVVDHKREFELNILQPVILAIELDMPLVAAELLARGVDPNTLTRDGYRVLRNEWSRNDTSGSSLLDYVQAKVTALRKYKGEKVCAQKPIELDPDDSTYLQGLQEDTYKMWLARESLRQKRERFAKEQKIYEDDVKEKENGEGIAEKKAAIEALLADYEKLETTLLSKGAKTFKQLHPDIDYPLNNPRQSRPYRSPQLEPYKTHFGFHVELCTDEIKEGYLQLFEAAWVGDIETIKSLTLSNWGPENQQPPLEIGVTDLSNYSAFTLAVIRGHYEAAKAIIAISIAQFKPGEQQKNTRYRIADIDEDSDADSEDIELETHVVDDQFTIEDIGEKKNQVESKISPETILQGTCSLKLFLGGIQELDNRRISLLEYAIWKDDIELLKFLITLGQELSARKNDKHHSEIYSISHHDFNLAMRLGRVRLLEEMIKRTGAGLPIDKLAENSGVEVKEKPKYYQGLSVHGKKRADWAAAGGGMPVTRAIDMSPPLLLAARKGNLAVVEWFLGTAPGRYYTEFARTHRKDPRLRKLSMSAKGAEQSILEWLSSRRDLVLHCAILCDDITDESNALVEYLVKTMPQCLEVRSLDDYTPLGLAFQTHHLTAAKILIAAGADQTVRCKDGMNLIHLALSPKRARKEVTLSDMLSLIDPRLFPSMLTERCSSHQGSLTPLALWMTRHHHSDRNAERILQTILDLAEPTGQKHLELLDGSGNTVIHRAVNELECGALKEFLSRRPDLLHRENAVGTTPAELAENRWVAKMTSDPPIAPHPSRYCSYQNIDLSNCSILYKWPREFAKKDKPAGYSKTWTERDAHGICTEIWKQQRGAKRKLVSLFDANEVAKRLAVREGSDANRRYRRRRYRHSENYEEVDGELKGDEVMQWL is encoded by the exons ATGATGGCCTTGACTTCACAACCATGGCTCTCGATCAACCCGTCCAGTTCTATCACAGCATTATCAATTCCTATTTACAACAGATTCATGACGACtctatcttctctgccgtctCTGCCCGCGAAGCATTCGCAATTCCTCCAATATGTCGCCTCCCATCCAAACACTCCAATGCCAGAGCTCGTCAGGCCATACAACGACTACGATGCGCAGCTACGCAAGATCTTCGCCCAGGAGCCGACCCATCCTGCCGTGGCCGATAATATCGTCAATATAGTTCCCCTCTTCGACGCCAATGGCTCGGCCGACGTTCGAATCCGCGCTCGTGATCTGGCTTCTGAGTCGGAAACGACGCGGTCCAAATACCTTATGCCGCTGAAGGACGAACACCGCAAGCCCACCGGTGTGCCGGCGGTTGTCAGCCACATCAAGAATTTTCAGACGAATTTCAATATCTTCTCGGAGAGCTCCTTGACCGACTTGGACTGGAACAATGTCGTTGCCGCGGGCAGTGCCGTCGCAACTTCTCTCCTTCCGGTGCCAGATAAATACAGCGACTCGAAGCGTGGCATGCGCCAGTTCTACCATGAAGAGTTTGCCCCCGCGTCGGATGTGGACCTTTTCCTTTACGGTTTGACCGAGGACCAGGCgattgagaagatcaagcagattgAACGGTGTATCAGAGACTCGATCCTCACTGAGGTGTCGACGATTCGGACCAAGAACGCCATCACTATTGTCTCGCAGCACCCTACGCGGCACGTCCAGATTGTTCTCCGCCGGTACAAGTCCATTGCCGAGATCCTGACCGGGTTCGACGTGGACTGTTCGTGCGCTGCGTACGACGGAAGCCAGGTCTACCTTGCGCCGCGTGCGGTGGGCGCCTTCATTACGCAGGTCAACCAGATTGATCTGACCCGACGATCGCCTTCGTACGAGAATCGCCTTTCCAAATACTCCCACCGCGGCTTTGAGATTTTCTGGCCGGACCTCGATCGTTCTCGGATTGACCCG TCCATCTTCGAGCGCAGCTTTACGCGTACTGTCGGCCTCGCGCGCCTTCTGGTGCTTGAGAAGCTGCCCAAGTCTTCGGATCGTGAAGAGTACCTGGCGCAGCGACGCAAGGAGCGTGGGCGACCCCCGCCAAATACATTTTATCGACCGAACAGGCTTGCTGGGAACATTAAAAATGACTGGCAGGACGAAATCGCGGAatgggtggatgaggatgaggtgtCCGACTACCATACCTTT ACAATCCCCTATGGGCCGAAATACCACGCGCGGAAAATCGAGAAATTGCTGTACACCAAagatcttcttctcaatgCGGAATGGAACAAACCGAAAGACCGCGAGGTTAACCTGCACCGACATCCTGCGTTCTTCGGCAGGGCAGAGGATGTGATGCACGATTGCTGCGGGTTCTGTCCGAAGCCAACAACgtcggaggaggaggaagttgcggcGGAAGAGAGCAAGATCTACATATCAGGTGATGTATCATTTCTCAGCGACAACCCCGGCCGCCAGGAGATCGGCAGTTTCAATCCCATCACGGACACGGACTGGACCG AAATGGCCTACGTGGGAAACACTGCCGGATTATGTCAGGCAATCGTCGACAATGACCTCGAAGAGGTGCAGCGCTGGCTCGCTCAGGGTGAGATTGATGTAAACCGACGTGACCATACTGGACGGACACCATTGCATTTGGCCTGCATGACGTCTACGCCTGAAATTGTTCAGCATCTCGTGGACAGAGGGGCCCGCCTGATCGCTCGTCTCGCAGACGGACGTACAGCATTGCATCTGGCAGCCGCGCGAGGGAGCGTCGAGATTGTTCGCATTCTTCTGACTAAGAGCGAGCAgaacgaggaggaggagtctcGAAAGGAAAACGCTCAGAAAGCGGCTCGCAAGGTGAAGAAAGATGATGCCTCGGAGAACAGCGACGAGGAAATGTTTGATGTTTCatcagatgaggaggacTCGTATGCCCATTCAAACACAACAGGCTCATTCGTCAAAGTCAAGAAGGAACAAGATGACGAACAAGCCGTTGCCCCCGACGACGCTGACGAGCTCGACCCAGATATCTACGATATCAATGTTTTGGCTTGGGACAACAAAGCATCGCCCCTCCACCTGGCGATTCTGAACGGCCATGTCGCAGTTGTTGACGAACTGGTGACTTCATTCGGCGCGGATGTTTTGCTTCCGGTGAAGCTGGTACACAGTTACAGCAACTCCCCAAGAGCAGCTATCTTGACGCTCGTTTTGGCGATGCGCCTTCCTCTTGACGCTGCAAAGGCCATGACCGAGAAGCTTCTCCAGGTCGGGGCATCTCCTGCCCAAGCAGACATAAACCAAAAAACCGCCCTCCATTACCTCGCTCACTACGGCCGGCACGAGCTCCTGGATATATACAAGCAGTATGACCAGCCTGCAGTCGACCGGGCGATCAATCATCTTTCGACAACGGGCTCATACTACAGTTTTAGCGCCGTATCACCACTGACGCATGCTATTACAGCCAAAGACCGCACGAAGGTTATGAAGCTATTGGAAATGGGTGCCCATCCGGCTATCAGTTTGGAGGATTATTTAAAAGCTGCCAAGTCTCTGGAATATAGCCTGGGCAACCACCCATCCGTGGTAGACCACAAAAGGGAGTTTGAGCTGAACATTTTGCAACCCGTGATTCTTGCAATCGAGCTGGATATGCCTCTTGTGGCTGCGGAGCTGCTCGCTCGTGGCGTAGACCCAAATACCCTCACCAGAGACGGGTATAGGGTGCTCAGGAATGAGTGGTCGCGGAACGACACATCCGGCTCCTCGCTCTTGGACTATGTCCAGGCAAAAGTTACGGCCTTGCGCAAGTACAAGGGCGAGAAGGTCTGTGCACAGAAGCCCATCGAGTTAGACCCCGACGACAGCACATACCTCCAAGGCCTGCAGGAAGACACTTATAAGATGTGGCTGGCGAGGGAGTCGCTGCGTcagaagagggagagatTTGCGAAAGAACAGAAGATATATGAGGATGACgtcaaagagaaggagaatggcgAGGGCatcgcagagaagaaggccgccaTTGAGGCTTTGTTGGCGGACTACGAGAAGCTGGAAACAACTTTGCTTTCCAAAGGCGCAAAGACtttcaagcagcttcacCCGGACATTGACTACCCTCTCAATAATCCTCGACAAAGCAGACCGTACCGCAGTCCCCAATTGGAGCCCTACAAGACACACTTTGGTTTCCATGTGGAACTCTGCACAGACGAGATAAAGGAAGGCTATCTGCAACT ATTTGAGGCCGCTTGGGTTGGAGACATAGAAACCATCAAATCACTCACGTTATCCAATTGGGGACCGGAAAACCAACAGCCGCCGCTCGAGATTGGAGTCACGGATCTCAGCAATTACTCTGCTTTCACGCTTGCAGTGATCAGAGGACACTATGAGGCGGCAAAGGCTATAATCGCCATATCAATTGCCCAGTTCAAGCCAGGCGAGCAACAGAAAAATACGCGTTATCGGATTGCAGATATTGATGAGGATTCCGATGCAGACTCGGAGGATATTGAACTGGAAACCCATGTTGTCGATGACCAATTCACTATCGAGGATatcggcgagaagaagaatcagGTCGAGAGCAAGATCTCACCAGAGACAATACTCCAGGGCACATGCAGCCTCAAGCTCTTTCTAGGCGGAATTCAGGAACTGGATAATAGACGCATCAGCTTATTGGAGTATGCAATCTGGAAAGACGACATCGAGCTTCTCAAATTTCTTATCACACTTGGCCAGGAACTCAGTGCTAGGAAGAACGACAAACATCACTCCGAGATTTATAGTATCTCTCACCACGATTTCAACCTGGCAATGAGACTCGGACGGGTCCGGTTATTGGAGGAAATGATCAAGCGCACTGGCGCCGGTCTTCCCATTGACAAGCTTGCCGAGAATAGCGGTGTTGAGGTTAAAGAGAAGCCAAAGTATTATCAGGGCCTTTCGGTACACGGAAAGAAGCGCGCGGactgggctgctgctggcggaggtaTGCCTGTGACGCGGGCCATTGATATGAGCCCTCCACTCCTGCTTGCTGCCAGGAAGGGAAACCTAGCAGTTGTTGAGTGGTTCTTGGGAACTGCCCCTGGACGATACTACACCGAATTTGCCAGGACGCATAGGAAAGACCCGAGGTTGAGAAAGCTTTCTATGTCCGCAAAGGGGGCGGAACAGTCGATTCTGGAGTGGCTAAGCTCGAGAC GCGATCTGGTCCTGCACTGCGCCATCTTGTGTGATGATATAACGGACGAATCCAACGCCCTTGTCGAATATCTCGTCAAAACTATGCCGCAATGTCTCGAAGTCAGATCTCTAGACGACTACACTCCCCTCGGCCTCGCCTTCCAAACGCACCATCTGACCGCAGCCAAAATTCTTATCGCTGCTGGCGCCGACCAAACCGTGCGCTGCAAGGACGGCATGAACCTGATCCACCTCGCCCTTTCACCCAAACGAGCTCGCAAAGAAGTCACACTATCCGACATGCTCAGTTTGATCGACCCTCGTCTCTTCCCCTCTATGCTCACAGAACGCTGCTCGTCGCACCAGGGCTCTCTCACCCCGCTCGCACTTTGGATGACAAGACACCACCATAGCGACCGAAATGCCGAACGCATCCTCCAGACAATCCTTGATCTTGCCGAGCCAACTGGCCAGAAACACCTCGAGCTCCTTGATGGCTCGGGCAACACTGTGATCCACAGGGCCGTCAATGAGCTGGAGTGCGGTGCACTCAAGGAGTTTCTCTCGCGGCGGCctgatcttctccatcgcgAAAACGCGGTCGGTACAACACCCGCTGAGTTGGCGGAGAACAGATGGGTCGCGAAAATGACGTCCGACCCGCCGATCGCGCCGCATCCGAGCCGATACTGCTCGTACCAGAATATTGACCTCAGCAATTGCAGTATTTTGTACAAGTGGCCAAGAGAGTTTgccaagaaggacaagcCTGCCGGGTACTCGAAGACTTGGACAGAGCGCGACGCGCATGGGATTTGCACGGAGatctggaagcagcagagaggTGCGAAGCGGAAGCTTGTTAGTCTGTTTGACGCAAACGAGGTTGCGAAAAGGTTGGCTGTGAGGGAGGGAAGTGACGCAAATAGGAGGTATAGGAGACGGAGATATCGACACAGCGAGAATTATGAAGAGGTGGATGGGGAATTGAAGGGTGATGAGGTTATGCAGTGGCTTTGA
- a CDS encoding uncharacterized protein (transcript_id=CADANIAT00003057) yields the protein MCRCRGRYKRYKEAAAITESLLSKQRAGEEEVEEEEEEEEEEEEEEEDDDDDNDANTSTLISLSDLAITYQRQGRWKEAEELNVQVFELRKKFLGSEHPDTLMLGPEHPDTLASMANLACTYGSQGQWLEAEELQVRVLKMRKQVLCPQHPDTLQSMNNLAHTWHSERKVHDALALMERCVELRIRVLGYSHPASESSSFYLRD from the exons ATGTGTCGGTGCAGAGGGCGATATAAACGATATAAGGAAGCGGCTGCCATAACCGAGAGTCTTTTAAGCAAGCaaagagcaggagaagaagaagtagaagaagaagaagaagaagaagaagaagaagaagaagaagaagaagatgatgatgatgataatgatgcAAATACCTCAACTCTAATCAGTCTAAGCGACTTGGCAATTACATACCAGCGGCAGGGAcgatggaaggaagcagaagagctaAATGTGCAGGTCTTTGAGCTCCGCAAGAAGTTTCTTGGCTCAGAGCATCCTGACACACTG ATGCTTGGCCCAGAGCATCCTGATACTCTGGCAAGCATGGCCAATCTAGCATGCACGTATGGGAGCCAGGGACAATGGctagaagcagaagagctgcaAGTGCGGGTCCTTAAGATGCGTAAGCAGGTGCTTTGTCCGCAGCATCCTGACACTCTGCAAAGCATGAACAACCTAGCGCATACCTGGCACTCCGAAAGAAAAGTCCACGATGCCCTAGCTTTGATGGAACGTTGCGTAGAACTTCGAATCCGAGTGCTGGGCTATTCTCATCCCGCTTCCGAATCCTCGTCTTTCTATCTcagagattga